The Coffea arabica cultivar ET-39 chromosome 2c, Coffea Arabica ET-39 HiFi, whole genome shotgun sequence genome includes the window AGATAGGTCTACTACTACCGCCCAACCTGAAACTACAAGTTtaggggttcagttgactgagatgcttactaagtttggtgaaatgGCTACCGAAATGGCGGCCCAAAGGAAGTTGAttgatgagctaattagcagcggagttcaacctgaacctATACCCGTTAAGCAGCCTGAgcaagagccatttgtcatcccttcaactcaagtcaccgttactccatctttccctattccacccgaaggaactttcacatatcccaccatacatttgccatacacttaccctcctgatccttcatttttccctacttgcatgcaaggcccacaaccccaaatcacttcaaacataccaccaGAGCCACATACTTTttatcacactgctgctgagccattcctacccgaccatattgttcaaaccaagccagaaatgggggaatctttcgctcccgttgatataaagctgctcaaacgccttgaccgttttgatgagtttatgaggaaaagtcaggggttgaacaaacaaggagtcTTGGATTACGATaagctttgccttttcccgaatatgcaattgcctgaggggttcaaaactccgaagtttaacaagtacgatggCACGGGTAATCCCAAAACATATCTCCgactgttcgccaacaagttgggtaggccaacagatgatgaaaatctgcctttgaggctattcccagaaagtttggagggggatgcactcgactggtattccaagctgaaacccgaagaagcgaagacctggcttgacttgtccaacgcttttgtaaagcagtacgagtataattgcgagctggctccaacacgaaccacgttggaagggacaaagaggaagccatctgaagatcacaagacttatgccaagaggtagaggaaaatagctgcaaaagtcgagccaccaatgaccgaggacgaaatcatacgcactttcattaaagcacatgatccgccgtactttgaagaaatttttcgcatgactggatgctcgtttgccgctattgtcaataagcttgaagagttcgatgacttcgtgaaagctgggaagattgttaatgtctctgccctcaaatcccagttggatgcctTGCAGGGACAGGGGAATAGTGGGAAGAATCCAcaacttaaaaagaaagagggggaagctGCCTTCATATGGGGTCAAAACCCTATCCCAAGACCTAAACCTCGACAATATCCCACCTACTCcaacccttacccttactattcaaaccttcatcctgtttatcacaccaaCACCAATCATCCTCGATCTCGCCCTAACTACACCAACTCGCCTTTaaccccttttcaaatttctcaaccaaatcctcACCAAAATTGGCATCGGCCTCCATTCAATCCAAGAATGCCTCCGCCAAGCAGACCCGTTTACAACTATCCTCGGCCTCCTAA containing:
- the LOC140035351 gene encoding uncharacterized protein, with amino-acid sequence MSSQSEQADRSTTTAQPETTSLGVQLTEMLTKFGEMATEMAAQRKLIDELISSGVQPEPIPVKQPEQEPFVIPSTQVTVTPSFPIPPEGTFTYPTIHLPYTYPPDPSFFPTCMQGPQPQITSNIPPEPHTFYHTAAEPFLPDHIVQTKPEMGESFAPVDIKLLKRLDRFDEFMRKSQGLNKQGVLDYDKLCLFPNMQLPEGFKTPKFNKYDGTGNPKTYLRLFANKLGRPTDDENLPLRLFPESLEGDALDWYSKLKPEEAKTWLDLSNAFVKQYEYNCELAPTRTTLEGTKRKPSEDHKTYAKR